AATCCTCCTTTACAGAAAAAGAAAGAAAAGAGGACTCATAAAAACGAATACATCGATGTGTAACCTTTTTTGGTTTACTTAACAGAATAAGAAGTTTTTTATACTGCTAGAACAAATCATTCCAGTACTGATTATGACCAAGATTCTTCCGTGGTGGAAGGGTATGCTGATCGGTGCGGCGGCGGTGCTGCTGCTTCTTCTGGCTATGGCAACGGTGCCGATGGCGAGCGCTGGGTGGAACTCCTACAAGACGATAACGATCGACGGCAGCAAGGTGCAGGGCTCGCTGACGGATTTTCCCGTGCTCATCTCCATAACAGATACCGATTTGAGAGACGACGCTCAGGACGGCGGCGACGATATCCTCTTCACCAATGAAGGCAATTCGGTGAAGTTAGACCACGAGATCGAGGAATTTGACGGCTCGACGGGCGATTTGGTCGCGTGGGTGCGGATTCCTTCTCTCACCTCCGGCACTAGCTACACGCTGCGGATGTGGTACGGCAACCCGAGCTGCGGCCCGCAGGAGAATCCCGAAGCGGTCTGGGACAGCAATTACAGGATGGTGCAGCATCTGGAGGAGCCTGAGGATCAAACATCTACCGATTCTACATCGTATGACAATGACGGATCGGTCTTCGATGATACCTACGTTGATCAAAACGCCACGGGGAAGATAGACGGCGCTGATCTTTTTGATGCTCTAATTGGTCGAAGTTATATCGAAGTTCCGACTTCCAGCAGTTTGGACATCACGGGAAGTTTCACGCTCGAAGCATGGGTTAACGTCACGACATTTCATGCCTCGAGGGTAGACGATGTAATCTGCAAAAATGCATATGGTATGGGAATCGATGAGGGGGAAATAGTAATGGAGGTAGTACATGGGGACCACCACCGAACAACCGGTGCAGGGTTAACCACGGGAACGTGGTACTATATCGTCGCGGTTTTTGATAATTCGGCCGATAAAGTCTACATTTATCTCAACGGCTCTGAGAAATTAAATGCGGATGAAACTAACACACCGAGCGCAAACACCAATGAGTTAGAAATCGGCACGTGCTCTGCTAATAAGGGCGGCAAAAATGTCGACGGTATCCTCGATGAAGTCCGCATCTCCGCTACTGCACGCGATGCCAATTGGATCAAAACTAGCTACACCAATCAGAACGATCCCGGTGAAGGCGGCTTCTTGAGCAGTATCGGATCCGAGGTCACTCCCGAGTCGGAGCAGCCGGTCCCCGAGCTGCCCACGCTACTTCTGTTCAGCATCGGGCTGATTGCACTTACTGGTTATCTCTACGTGCGAACACATTCGTAACCATTACTGAAGTGAGGGATGACCCGGTGAAATGACCTGTCTGTGAGTTTTTTATGATATCGCCCGCTCGCTCCACCGTTGGGTTCTCAGCCACTGCAAGGCGAAGAGCAGCAGGATGGCTATGCCGAGCAGATCAGAATAGAAAGCGTACGCGGCTTCTGGCGAGAGCGAGTACGTACGGAAAAACGCTGCTATGAAATAATCCCACCAGTGCAGCTCTACAATGCCCTGCGGGAACGCAAACCCAAACGCGGGATACAAGAGCGTCTCGGGCGTGCGCCACATCTGATCCTCGCAGAGGTGTATAAACGCAGCACCACAGAGCATAACGCCCCACAGCTCGCCGTTTCGCTTATAATCGTACAGGCCGATGACAAGGAGGATAAGAACAAAGAGGAGCGTGTGAGCAAAGAGTCTGCCGTTTGAGAGTGATTGTGACAGTATAATCTCTCCGATCGGCTTGTCAATCAGATCAGGAAGGATCGCGCCCACGAGCACCGCGCCGTAAAGCTGGCGGTTCGGCTCGATTTTCAAGATGCGGAAGAGCAGTACGGCGATTCCCAGCGTTATTCCCAGATGCCCGAACAGAAACACGGTCTCTCTCCTCTCTTCATTTCTAATAGCCGTGTAACATAAAACGCGCACTCGTA
The sequence above is drawn from the Methanomicrobia archaeon genome and encodes:
- a CDS encoding DUF2341 domain-containing protein yields the protein MTKILPWWKGMLIGAAAVLLLLLAMATVPMASAGWNSYKTITIDGSKVQGSLTDFPVLISITDTDLRDDAQDGGDDILFTNEGNSVKLDHEIEEFDGSTGDLVAWVRIPSLTSGTSYTLRMWYGNPSCGPQENPEAVWDSNYRMVQHLEEPEDQTSTDSTSYDNDGSVFDDTYVDQNATGKIDGADLFDALIGRSYIEVPTSSSLDITGSFTLEAWVNVTTFHASRVDDVICKNAYGMGIDEGEIVMEVVHGDHHRTTGAGLTTGTWYYIVAVFDNSADKVYIYLNGSEKLNADETNTPSANTNELEIGTCSANKGGKNVDGILDEVRISATARDANWIKTSYTNQNDPGEGGFLSSIGSEVTPESEQPVPELPTLLLFSIGLIALTGYLYVRTHS
- a CDS encoding metal-dependent hydrolase, which codes for MLRVRVLCYTAIRNEERRETVFLFGHLGITLGIAVLLFRILKIEPNRQLYGAVLVGAILPDLIDKPIGEIILSQSLSNGRLFAHTLLFVLILLVIGLYDYKRNGELWGVMLCGAAFIHLCEDQMWRTPETLLYPAFGFAFPQGIVELHWWDYFIAAFFRTYSLSPEAAYAFYSDLLGIAILLLFALQWLRTQRWSERAIS